Proteins encoded in a region of the Altererythrobacter ishigakiensis genome:
- a CDS encoding MlaD family protein produces METKANNIWVGIVTLALLASLAAFIVWLARLGEGASNEYDILFEQSVAGLAKGSQVSFAGVPVGQVSEIELWKQDPEYVKVTVKVRDDVPVLVGTTATIQASFTGVSTILLDGARADAPPISCDTTACPDGNPVIPPARGGFGELLASAPLLLERLATLTERLTQVLDDDNQNQIAAILENTNAMTASFAETAPAVNANLAQLEITLREAAEALDSFEKVMASTDSVINSEGQSLARELRATLKSVNAASVSLAATLDAAQPAAEQLSQTTIPAAESTLRDLEATSRALRKVTERLESQGAGAVLGGQTLPDYEP; encoded by the coding sequence ATGGAGACGAAAGCCAACAATATCTGGGTGGGGATCGTGACGCTGGCTCTGCTTGCGTCGCTGGCCGCATTTATCGTTTGGCTTGCGCGGCTGGGCGAAGGTGCGAGCAATGAATACGACATTCTGTTCGAGCAATCTGTTGCAGGGCTCGCCAAAGGATCGCAGGTCTCTTTCGCTGGCGTGCCGGTTGGCCAGGTGAGTGAAATCGAGCTTTGGAAGCAAGACCCTGAATATGTGAAAGTGACCGTAAAAGTCCGCGATGACGTTCCGGTGCTCGTAGGCACAACGGCAACGATTCAAGCGAGTTTCACCGGCGTTTCCACAATTCTACTCGACGGTGCACGCGCAGATGCCCCGCCGATCTCTTGTGATACGACTGCGTGCCCAGACGGAAACCCGGTAATCCCACCGGCGCGTGGGGGCTTCGGCGAACTGCTCGCTTCCGCACCGCTACTGTTAGAACGGCTGGCCACTTTGACTGAACGGCTGACTCAGGTGCTTGATGATGACAACCAGAACCAGATCGCCGCTATTCTGGAAAATACCAATGCTATGACTGCAAGCTTTGCTGAAACCGCGCCTGCGGTGAACGCCAACCTCGCACAATTAGAAATTACCCTGCGTGAAGCGGCAGAGGCACTCGACAGTTTTGAGAAAGTGATGGCCTCTACCGACAGTGTCATCAATTCCGAAGGCCAATCGCTGGCACGCGAATTGCGTGCTACTCTGAAATCGGTCAACGCGGCTTCGGTCTCTCTGGCTGCTACTCTTGATGCGGCGCAGCCTGCAGCTGAGCAGCTCTCGCAGACCACAATCCCCGCTGCCGAATCTACATTACGCGATTTGGAAGCAACCAGTCGCGCGCTAAGAAAAGTTACAGAGCGTTTGGAGAGCCAGGGTGCAGGCGCAGTGCTTGGCGGGCAAACACTGCCGGATTACGAGCCATGA
- a CDS encoding ABC transporter ATP-binding protein — MSVFNQHEPSRHERFRGEHPIVVEGLKTAFGDHVVHEDLSLRVNRGEIIGVVGGSGSGKSVLMRAIIGLQTPAAGEIEVFGNSITQAGIDEDLGVRSRWGVLFQGGALFSTLTVGENVEVPIKQFYPDIEPELRREIARYKVILSGLPENAIDKFPSELSGGMKKRAGLARALALDPELLFLDEPTAGLDPIGAAAFDKQTRELKETLGLTVFLITHDLDTLYEICDRVAVIADKRIIAVGTITELIETNHPWIDEYFNGPRGRSASHGKLPQGNSPTSVDNQPDSGA, encoded by the coding sequence ATGAGTGTTTTCAACCAGCATGAGCCATCAAGGCATGAGCGTTTTCGTGGCGAGCATCCGATTGTTGTCGAAGGCCTCAAGACCGCTTTTGGCGATCACGTTGTGCATGAAGACCTCTCGCTGAGGGTCAATCGTGGCGAGATCATCGGGGTTGTCGGTGGCTCGGGTTCAGGCAAATCGGTCCTGATGCGCGCGATCATCGGCTTGCAGACACCAGCGGCCGGCGAAATCGAGGTGTTTGGCAATTCGATCACACAAGCAGGTATCGATGAAGACTTGGGCGTGCGTTCTCGCTGGGGTGTGCTGTTCCAGGGCGGGGCCCTGTTCTCGACATTGACCGTGGGCGAGAATGTCGAAGTCCCGATCAAACAGTTTTATCCTGACATAGAGCCTGAATTGCGCCGCGAGATTGCGCGATATAAAGTCATTCTTTCGGGGCTGCCAGAGAATGCCATCGACAAGTTTCCTTCAGAGCTTTCGGGCGGGATGAAGAAACGCGCGGGACTTGCGCGCGCCTTGGCACTCGATCCTGAACTACTGTTCCTGGATGAGCCCACTGCCGGGCTCGACCCGATTGGTGCAGCGGCTTTCGACAAGCAGACGCGCGAGCTTAAAGAAACACTCGGGCTTACGGTCTTTCTGATCACGCATGATCTCGATACGTTGTATGAAATTTGTGACCGTGTGGCGGTGATTGCCGACAAGCGAATTATCGCCGTCGGGACGATCACCGAATTGATCGAGACCAATCATCCGTGGATCGATGAATATTTCAATGGCCCGCGCGGAAGGTCTGCCTCGCATGGCAAACTACCGCAGGGAAATTCACCCACAAGCGTGGACAATCAGCCGGATAGCGGGGCATAA
- a CDS encoding ABC transporter permease, which yields MSGGAEFSIEEREAGGQRLLLSGPYLVSSIGAIDQDLDTLSGEIAEIDLSGVSEIDTVGAWIACRIARTHGSDIVGASERAQRLLKAVDAAGRGEYQEPPGLAWWQPIPAKTGEMVEKAQIGTVGVLDFLGQILIAVWSLLRQPSRFRWTAFVRQIELVGVSALPIIGLMSFLIGIVIAQQGAVQLEQFGAEALTINLVGRITLRELGVLMTAIMVAGRSGSAFAAQIGTMKLTEEVDAMRTIGISPVEALVIPRTLAAVIMMPLLGFYASVMAIIGGAVVGDLLLGIPFWTFLTRIEEVVPTYDLWVGLIKAPVFGLIVALAGCYHGMQVRGNSEEVGLRTTMAVVSAIFAVIVLDAFFAVFFTEVGWG from the coding sequence ATGAGCGGCGGGGCCGAATTTTCCATTGAAGAGCGGGAAGCAGGCGGACAGCGTCTGTTGCTGTCCGGGCCCTATCTTGTCTCTTCGATCGGGGCGATTGATCAGGACCTTGATACGCTTAGCGGCGAAATCGCCGAGATTGACCTTTCCGGCGTTAGCGAAATCGATACGGTTGGCGCATGGATAGCTTGTCGGATCGCGAGGACGCATGGTTCCGATATCGTCGGCGCCAGCGAGCGTGCCCAGCGGTTGCTTAAGGCTGTCGATGCAGCCGGCAGGGGCGAATATCAGGAACCACCTGGTCTCGCCTGGTGGCAACCGATCCCCGCGAAGACAGGGGAGATGGTTGAGAAGGCGCAGATTGGCACCGTGGGTGTGCTTGATTTTCTGGGCCAAATCCTGATCGCTGTTTGGAGTTTGTTGAGGCAGCCCAGCCGGTTCAGATGGACCGCTTTTGTCCGCCAGATCGAACTGGTCGGCGTCAGCGCGCTGCCGATCATCGGATTGATGAGCTTTTTGATCGGGATTGTGATCGCTCAGCAAGGAGCGGTGCAATTGGAACAGTTCGGTGCAGAAGCGCTGACGATCAATCTGGTCGGCCGAATTACCTTGCGCGAACTTGGCGTTTTGATGACCGCGATCATGGTCGCCGGCCGTTCTGGTAGCGCGTTCGCTGCGCAAATCGGCACCATGAAATTGACCGAAGAGGTTGATGCGATGCGCACAATCGGAATCTCTCCGGTTGAAGCGCTGGTGATACCGCGCACTTTGGCTGCGGTCATCATGATGCCGTTGCTGGGCTTTTATGCATCAGTGATGGCAATCATCGGCGGTGCCGTGGTGGGGGACTTGTTGTTGGGTATTCCCTTCTGGACCTTTCTGACTCGCATTGAAGAGGTAGTGCCGACCTATGATCTTTGGGTTGGGCTGATCAAGGCGCCAGTCTTTGGTCTGATTGTGGCTCTGGCAGGCTGCTATCATGGCATGCAGGTGCGTGGGAATTCAGAGGAAGTCGGGCTTCGCACAACCATGGCGGTGGTCAGCGCGATTTTCGCAGTCATCGTACTCGATGCGTTTTTTGCGGTCTTCTTCACCGAGGTTGGTTGGGGATGA
- a CDS encoding valine--tRNA ligase, with amino-acid sequence MTTELDKTFDPAAIEAKWYSHWEESGAFRPERPDAEPFTIVNPPPNVTGSLHIGHALDNTLQDIVIRYERLRGKDALWVVGTDHAGIATQMVVERQMEERQDKRTNYTREEFVDKVWEWKAESGGTITTQLRRLGCSMDWSREQFTMDEHFTKAVLKVFVDLYNDGLLYRDKRLVNWDPKLKTAISDLEVEQQTIPGSFWHFKYPLADGATLDDGRDYIEVATTRPETMLADMAVAVHPADERYKSVVGQHIILPITGRRIPIVADEHADPELGSGAVKITPGHDFNDFEVGKRAGIAPAQMLNMLDGDANVCQTADGLVPEEFLGLHRFKRDGKDGARELVVQRLKEQGFLIPHVAKTKKGEEVEHDAEPRQIATPFGDRGGVVIEPWLTDQWYVDAAKLAAKPIEQVRDGAIEIVPKSWEKTFFNWMENIQPWCVSRQLWWGHQIPAWYDDEGQVYVAMTEEAAQAQAGEGVALERDSDVLDTWFSSALWPFATLGWPEEGQPLLEKHFPNSLLISGFDILFFWDARMMMMGQYNMGEAPWPRLYLHGLVRAADGAKMSKSKGNVVDPLGLIDQFGADALRFFMAAMESQGRDIKMDEKRVEGYRNFATKLWNATRFCQSNGIGASTTLAAPEAKLAANQWIIGEVQQTVDELDKAMADLRFDAAANTIYQFTWSRFCDWYLELIKPVFAGDANSPAAVETRAVAGWALDQILVMLHPFMPFITEELWHALGERKYDLILAKWPSPRASVSKDATDAIDWVIDLTTGVRSAKNELGIAPGAKLPAFLPKASELAASTIDRSSAAIERLARLTPVTLSDAPSGPAMQITAGEDVFVIPLEGIIDIEAEKARLEKALAASQKEAKSLEGRLSNANFVERAKPEAVEKAKGDFAHHSAEAERLKAALARLG; translated from the coding sequence ATGACTACAGAGTTAGATAAAACATTCGATCCCGCCGCGATTGAGGCGAAATGGTATTCCCATTGGGAAGAAAGCGGCGCGTTCCGGCCTGAGCGGCCTGATGCCGAGCCCTTCACTATTGTGAACCCGCCGCCGAACGTGACCGGATCGCTCCACATCGGCCATGCGCTTGATAACACGCTGCAGGACATCGTGATCCGCTATGAGCGCCTGCGCGGCAAGGACGCGCTTTGGGTGGTCGGCACGGACCACGCAGGTATCGCCACGCAAATGGTCGTCGAACGCCAGATGGAGGAGCGCCAGGACAAGCGCACCAACTACACGCGCGAGGAATTCGTCGACAAGGTTTGGGAATGGAAGGCCGAAAGCGGCGGAACCATCACCACGCAGCTGCGCCGCCTCGGCTGTTCGATGGATTGGAGCCGCGAACAGTTCACCATGGATGAGCACTTCACCAAGGCTGTGCTCAAGGTCTTTGTCGACCTCTATAACGATGGCCTGCTCTATCGTGACAAGCGGTTGGTGAATTGGGATCCGAAGCTCAAGACCGCGATTTCAGACCTTGAGGTCGAACAGCAGACGATTCCGGGCAGCTTCTGGCACTTCAAATATCCGCTCGCTGATGGTGCGACGTTGGACGATGGCCGCGATTACATAGAAGTCGCGACCACGCGACCTGAAACCATGCTCGCCGATATGGCAGTCGCGGTCCATCCCGCTGACGAGCGCTACAAAAGCGTCGTCGGCCAGCACATAATCCTGCCGATCACTGGTAGGCGTATTCCCATCGTCGCGGACGAACACGCTGATCCGGAACTTGGCTCTGGCGCGGTGAAGATCACGCCGGGCCATGACTTCAACGACTTCGAAGTTGGCAAGCGTGCAGGCATTGCCCCGGCGCAGATGCTCAACATGCTCGATGGCGATGCTAATGTTTGCCAGACGGCGGACGGGTTAGTGCCTGAGGAGTTTCTCGGCCTTCACCGCTTCAAGCGGGACGGTAAAGACGGCGCGCGCGAGTTAGTGGTTCAGCGCTTGAAGGAGCAGGGCTTCCTGATCCCGCATGTCGCGAAGACCAAGAAAGGCGAGGAGGTCGAGCATGATGCCGAGCCGCGCCAGATCGCGACTCCTTTCGGCGACCGCGGCGGCGTGGTGATCGAGCCGTGGCTGACCGACCAATGGTATGTCGATGCCGCCAAGCTCGCCGCCAAGCCGATTGAGCAGGTGCGCGACGGTGCGATCGAGATCGTCCCCAAAAGCTGGGAGAAAACCTTCTTCAACTGGATGGAGAACATCCAGCCATGGTGCGTCAGCCGCCAGTTGTGGTGGGGACACCAGATTCCGGCGTGGTATGATGACGAAGGCCAAGTCTACGTCGCCATGACCGAAGAAGCGGCGCAGGCTCAGGCGGGAGAAGGCGTTGCCCTTGAACGTGACAGCGACGTCCTCGACACGTGGTTCTCCTCCGCGCTGTGGCCCTTTGCGACGCTTGGCTGGCCCGAGGAAGGCCAACCGCTGCTCGAAAAGCACTTCCCCAATTCGCTACTCATCTCCGGCTTCGACATCCTGTTCTTCTGGGACGCGCGGATGATGATGATGGGGCAATACAATATGGGTGAGGCCCCATGGCCGCGCCTCTATCTGCACGGCCTCGTCCGCGCGGCAGACGGCGCGAAGATGTCCAAATCGAAGGGCAACGTCGTCGATCCACTCGGCCTGATCGATCAATTTGGTGCGGACGCGCTGCGGTTCTTCATGGCGGCGATGGAAAGCCAGGGCCGCGACATCAAGATGGATGAGAAACGGGTCGAGGGATACCGCAACTTCGCGACCAAGCTTTGGAATGCGACACGTTTCTGTCAGTCCAATGGCATCGGCGCGAGCACCACTCTGGCTGCACCTGAGGCCAAGCTTGCGGCCAACCAGTGGATCATCGGCGAGGTTCAGCAGACTGTTGATGAGCTGGACAAGGCGATGGCTGACCTGCGCTTCGATGCGGCGGCCAACACGATCTACCAGTTCACGTGGTCTCGTTTTTGCGATTGGTACCTTGAGCTGATCAAACCAGTCTTCGCCGGCGACGCGAATAGTCCGGCAGCAGTGGAAACCCGCGCGGTCGCCGGATGGGCACTCGATCAGATCTTGGTGATGCTGCACCCCTTCATGCCGTTCATCACAGAAGAGCTGTGGCACGCTTTGGGCGAGCGGAAGTACGATTTGATCCTAGCCAAATGGCCCAGCCCGCGCGCGAGCGTTTCGAAGGATGCAACCGATGCGATCGATTGGGTGATCGATCTGACAACCGGCGTCCGTTCAGCGAAGAACGAACTGGGTATCGCGCCGGGTGCCAAGCTACCCGCGTTCTTGCCAAAGGCTTCGGAGCTTGCTGCCAGCACGATCGATCGCAGCAGCGCCGCAATTGAGCGGCTTGCGCGCCTGACACCGGTCACATTGAGTGACGCGCCGTCCGGCCCCGCGATGCAGATCACCGCAGGCGAGGACGTGTTCGTCATCCCGCTTGAAGGCATCATCGATATCGAAGCGGAGAAAGCGCGGTTGGAAAAGGCGCTTGCAGCATCGCAGAAGGAAGCGAAATCGCTCGAAGGGCGGCTCTCCAACGCGAACTTCGTGGAACGGGCCAAGCCTGAAGCGGTGGAGAAGGCCAAGGGCGACTTTGCGCATCATTCCGCAGAGGCAGAGCGGCTGAAGGCCGCGCTGGCGCGGCTGGGGTAA
- a CDS encoding 7-carboxy-7-deazaguanine synthase QueE produces the protein MSLVLATDDTGGPEIFASLQGEGPSTGMPVAFMRLSRCNLACTWCDTAYTWRFEGDNRPHRDGETFERKANQITLELSDAAERIAALGQKRLVITGGEPLLQAGKLAELLELLPDISVEIETNGTVTAPARLDIRVDQYNVSPKLAHSGNDPKLALIPERLDAYATDPRAYFKFVIAEPEDVDEVLALQRRYRFKPGHVFLMPEGADSNTIGSRARWLADLCLQHGFRMSDRLHIHLYGDTRGT, from the coding sequence ATGTCGCTCGTCCTCGCCACTGATGACACCGGCGGGCCGGAGATTTTTGCGTCATTGCAAGGCGAAGGGCCAAGCACCGGCATGCCGGTCGCGTTCATGCGGCTGTCGCGCTGTAATCTCGCCTGCACATGGTGTGACACCGCCTACACCTGGCGGTTCGAAGGCGACAACCGGCCGCATCGTGACGGCGAAACGTTTGAGCGCAAGGCCAATCAGATCACGTTGGAATTGTCCGATGCGGCAGAGCGGATCGCGGCGCTGGGGCAAAAGCGGCTGGTGATCACCGGGGGCGAGCCATTGCTGCAGGCGGGCAAGCTTGCCGAGCTGCTCGAATTGCTCCCTGACATCTCCGTCGAAATCGAGACCAACGGTACGGTGACCGCGCCTGCCCGGCTCGATATTCGCGTGGACCAATACAATGTCAGCCCGAAGCTCGCGCATTCAGGCAATGACCCGAAACTCGCACTCATTCCAGAGCGGCTTGATGCCTATGCAACAGACCCGCGCGCCTATTTCAAGTTCGTGATCGCCGAGCCAGAAGACGTGGACGAAGTGCTGGCGCTTCAACGCCGCTATCGTTTCAAGCCTGGTCACGTCTTCCTGATGCCCGAAGGCGCGGATAGCAACACAATCGGATCACGCGCCAGATGGCTCGCTGATCTATGCCTTCAGCACGGCTTTCGCATGAGTGATCGGCTGCATATCCACCTATACGGGGATACGCGCGGGACTTAG
- a CDS encoding ATP-binding protein, translated as MGNENFDQFNPAGGQQPQATPAPQDVQPTAPTGYSAAEAAASNTAPSQNAQMPIGVVLEIAGSGSQIALDLERLNECMDDEDPSVALAGQVGSQIKIRVGDSWLLASVRNQRKDRRANGGILANIDFLGEGVEEKLTGRLRGFRRGVTRYPIPGAMVYPATTADLKQVYASDGRANVEIGTVYPTKDIRAGLYIDAMLGKHFALLGSTGTGKSTSAALILHRICQAAPQGHVVMIDPHGEYAAAFRQTGQILDVSNLQMPYWLMNFEEHCEVLLTSDGNERQVDSDILAKCLLHARSKNRLAEQLGKITVDSPIPYLLSDLSNKVQDEMGKLDKATSSAPYMRIKNKLDELKADPRYQFMFSGMLVGDTMTEFISKVFRMPGDGKPISIIDVSGVPSDITSTVVAVLSRLVFDFAIWGRDDKTRPILLVCEEAHRYVPSEKNADNSSVGRILSRIAKEGRKYGISLGLITQRPSDLAEGVLSQCGTIISMRLNNDRDQAFVRAAMPEGARGFLDSIPALRNRECIVCGEGVAIPIRVAFDTLEENKRPASEDPSFVELWNQHGGEEEIVERVVQRWRSQG; from the coding sequence ATGGGCAACGAAAACTTTGATCAGTTCAATCCTGCTGGTGGCCAGCAGCCGCAAGCAACACCGGCGCCGCAAGACGTGCAGCCGACCGCCCCGACCGGATATTCTGCTGCGGAAGCCGCAGCATCAAACACGGCGCCTAGCCAGAATGCCCAGATGCCAATCGGAGTGGTACTGGAGATCGCGGGCTCCGGCTCGCAAATCGCACTTGATCTTGAACGCCTCAACGAGTGCATGGATGATGAGGACCCTTCGGTTGCCTTGGCAGGCCAGGTGGGCAGCCAGATCAAGATCCGCGTTGGCGATAGCTGGCTTCTCGCCAGCGTTCGCAACCAGCGCAAGGATCGACGTGCAAATGGCGGTATTCTGGCCAATATCGACTTCTTGGGGGAGGGCGTAGAGGAGAAGCTCACTGGCCGCCTGCGGGGCTTCCGCCGCGGTGTTACGCGTTATCCCATTCCGGGCGCGATGGTTTATCCCGCGACTACCGCGGACTTGAAACAAGTTTATGCCAGCGATGGTCGCGCAAATGTTGAAATCGGCACAGTCTATCCGACAAAGGATATTCGCGCCGGCCTCTATATCGACGCGATGCTGGGCAAACACTTCGCCCTGCTCGGTTCGACCGGTACCGGTAAATCGACCAGTGCTGCATTGATCCTGCACCGGATCTGTCAGGCGGCGCCGCAAGGTCACGTGGTCATGATTGACCCGCACGGCGAGTATGCCGCTGCGTTTCGCCAAACTGGCCAGATTCTGGACGTGTCAAATCTGCAAATGCCATATTGGCTGATGAACTTCGAAGAGCATTGCGAGGTGCTCCTCACCAGCGACGGCAACGAACGTCAGGTCGATTCCGACATTCTCGCGAAATGTTTGCTCCATGCGCGCTCAAAGAACCGCCTGGCTGAACAGCTCGGCAAGATCACAGTGGACTCTCCGATCCCCTATTTGCTGTCTGATCTATCGAACAAGGTGCAGGATGAGATGGGCAAGCTTGACAAGGCGACCTCATCCGCACCGTACATGCGGATAAAGAACAAGCTTGACGAGTTGAAAGCCGATCCTCGTTACCAGTTTATGTTCTCAGGCATGCTGGTGGGTGACACCATGACCGAATTTATCAGCAAGGTGTTCCGCATGCCAGGCGATGGCAAACCAATCTCGATTATCGACGTGTCGGGTGTTCCATCGGACATTACCAGCACTGTTGTCGCGGTATTAAGCCGTCTGGTGTTCGACTTTGCGATCTGGGGGCGCGATGACAAAACGCGTCCGATCCTTCTCGTATGTGAAGAAGCACACCGCTATGTGCCGAGCGAGAAAAATGCGGACAATTCGTCTGTTGGCCGGATCCTGTCGCGGATCGCTAAAGAGGGCCGTAAATACGGTATCTCGCTTGGGCTCATTACTCAGCGTCCGTCTGACCTTGCAGAAGGCGTGTTGTCACAGTGCGGCACGATCATCTCAATGCGCTTGAACAACGACCGCGACCAAGCTTTCGTTCGGGCAGCCATGCCTGAAGGTGCAAGAGGATTCCTCGATTCGATTCCCGCGCTACGCAACCGCGAATGTATTGTTTGCGGAGAAGGTGTGGCGATCCCAATCCGGGTCGCGTTCGATACTCTGGAAGAGAATAAGCGCCCGGCATCTGAAGATCCCAGCTTTGTCGAGCTGTGGAACCAGCACGGCGGTGAAGAAGAGATCGTAGAACGCGTGGTCCAACGCTGGCGTTCGCAGGGCTAA